AGCAACATCGTGGTCGTGGAATTTTGGAGCTGGGAGCGTGCCTCCAACTGCGAATACACAAGGTCCTCATACGGTTACTTATTCAAATTCAGGATTAAAAACAGTTTCCTTAACAATTAATGGAGGAACCACTGTTACCAAAGATGGCTATATCCTGATTCATCCGGCGCCTGAGGCTAATTTTTCTTTTCAGGTAAACAGCCCCGATGTTCAGTTTACCAATTCCTCTCTAAATGCATCATCTTACTTATGGGATTTTGGTGATGGCAATACAAGTACAGCTACTAATCCTTCACACACTTACATCGAAAACGGCCAATACCAGGTAAGTCTCACTGCAAGTAATGTAAATTGTGGTAGTGATGTTCATACTGAATTGGTTGTAATAACTACAGTAGGTATTAATGAAGTTGTTTCGGGATCCATAACTGCGTTCCCAAACCCTTCAGCCGGTGCGTTTTATCTTACTTCAGACGAAACTATTGACAACACAAAAGTCAGCCTGTACGATATCAGGGGGAAATTGGTTTTTTCAGATTTTCAGATCAATCTGCAATCAGGCGAAATTTATCAGATTGGTGATCATCTGCTTAAGCCCGGCGTTTATTTGTTGAATGTATCTGCAGGTGATCTGCAATACAAAAAAAAGCTGATTGTGAATTAGGCGCTTTGGCTGTCCCCATAGGGTTTTGTATGTTCCAGGAAAAATAGTTACTCTGCGGTTCTTTGCGCCTTCTTTGCGGAACTCTGC
The Bacteroidales bacterium DNA segment above includes these coding regions:
- a CDS encoding DUF2271 domain-containing protein — its product is MKSKKLVFLLIPIAAFITILMLTSFNSGTDVKATNNTPGTVVFTATTLPAGGNYAPKHVLAIWVEKDGVFVKTRKAMANQRKQYLYKWAASSNYNVTDAITGATLPQHQTHTVQWNCTDLSGNVMPDGNYTVIIEFTDKHAQGPWYAVTFNKGTEPVSITPPNQQYIINMQLTYTPEITVTADFSANITQACPQQEIVFTDNSTGATSWSWNFGAGSVPPTANTQGPHTVTYSNSGLKTVSLTINGGTTVTKDGYILIHPAPEANFSFQVNSPDVQFTNSSLNASSYLWDFGDGNTSTATNPSHTYIENGQYQVSLTASNVNCGSDVHTELVVITTVGINEVVSGSITAFPNPSAGAFYLTSDETIDNTKVSLYDIRGKLVFSDFQINLQSGEIYQIGDHLLKPGVYLLNVSAGDLQYKKKLIVN